From the genome of Solanum lycopersicum chromosome 7, SLM_r2.1:
ACTACTCAAGAACAAGCGCGATGgttcaagcccaagctatgatGGCTCAAGCCAATCGGGATGTTGCTCcccgtcctcatcaacaagtcactactacGGCATCCCGTCTAAGATACTTCACTCGGATTAACCCTCCTATTTTctatgggtctaaggttgatAAAGACCCACAAGAATTCCTTGATGAGGTGTACAAGGTACTATATGCTATGGGGGTATCTTCAAGTAAGAATGCCGAGTTGGCctcatatcaactcaaggatatggctcaaacttggtatgtgcaatggagggataataggccgTTGAGGGGTGGTCTGGTGACTTGGAAGATCTTTAAGGCAGCTTTTCTATATCTgttcttccctagagagatcAGGGAGAAGAAAGTGACAgagttcatcaatcttcatcaaggAGGGAAGAGTGTCCATGAGTAATCTTTggaattcattaagttgtcGAAATATGTTCCTTCTTTGGTCTCCGAACCTAGAGAACAAACGAGCCATTTTGTTATG
Proteins encoded in this window:
- the LOC138337491 gene encoding uncharacterized protein, which codes for MVQAQAMMAQANRDVAPRPHQQVTTTASRLRYFTRINPPIFYGSKVDKDPQEFLDEVYKVLYAMGVSSSKNAELASYQLKDMAQTWYVQWRDNRPLRGGLVTWKIFKAAFLYLFFPREIREKKVTEFINLHQGGKSVHE